One genomic region from Rubinisphaera margarita encodes:
- a CDS encoding acetate/propionate family kinase, protein MKILVANLGSTSFKYRLFDMETEAQLARGGIDRIGQPGVESCCVVEIGSHKAERNQVVPDHATAVQICLEQLTDAETGCLKSVEEVAAIGFKAVFAGKLSGVRRVNDELLEMMEVLSDVAPAHNPPYVKAMRELQSAFPNMPLVAALETGFHETIPEANRLYAVPYEWKEDYAIQRWGFHGASHRFIGQRAAELLGREDLKIVSCHLGGSSSLCAQKGGQSQATTMGMTPQTGLPQNNRVGDFDAFALPLLMKSTGKSLEELLADLSKKGGLFGLSGGLSSDARDLEEAAGNGHEGAQRALDVYVANIRHYIGAYMATLEGIDAIVFTGGIGENSQYIREHVCAGFEWAGLKLDADKNAAGRGKEGSLAAADSEIDVWIIPTNEELVVARQSLQLINNG, encoded by the coding sequence ATGAAAATCCTCGTGGCTAATCTGGGATCGACCAGCTTCAAGTACCGGCTGTTCGATATGGAAACCGAAGCACAACTCGCACGGGGCGGGATCGATCGAATCGGTCAGCCTGGTGTCGAAAGCTGCTGCGTCGTCGAGATCGGATCGCACAAAGCGGAGCGGAATCAGGTTGTGCCTGACCATGCCACCGCCGTGCAGATTTGCCTGGAACAGCTGACTGATGCCGAGACCGGGTGTCTCAAATCGGTCGAGGAAGTGGCGGCGATCGGTTTCAAGGCCGTGTTCGCCGGAAAGCTGAGTGGGGTTCGACGGGTCAACGACGAACTGCTGGAGATGATGGAGGTTCTGTCCGACGTCGCTCCGGCTCACAATCCTCCGTACGTGAAAGCGATGCGGGAACTGCAGTCGGCCTTTCCGAACATGCCGCTCGTGGCTGCCCTGGAAACCGGGTTCCACGAAACGATTCCGGAAGCCAACCGACTGTACGCCGTGCCGTATGAGTGGAAAGAGGATTACGCCATCCAGCGGTGGGGGTTCCACGGAGCCAGCCACCGGTTCATCGGCCAGCGGGCCGCGGAACTGCTCGGACGCGAGGACCTGAAGATCGTCTCCTGTCACCTTGGGGGCTCCAGCTCTCTGTGTGCACAGAAAGGCGGACAGTCTCAGGCCACGACCATGGGCATGACTCCGCAGACCGGACTGCCGCAGAACAATCGGGTAGGCGATTTCGACGCGTTCGCACTGCCTCTGTTAATGAAGTCGACCGGCAAGTCTCTCGAAGAACTGCTGGCCGATCTCAGCAAGAAGGGCGGGCTCTTCGGACTGAGCGGCGGACTGAGCAGCGATGCCCGCGATCTGGAAGAGGCGGCTGGCAACGGACATGAAGGAGCTCAACGGGCTCTCGATGTCTATGTCGCCAATATCCGTCACTACATCGGGGCGTATATGGCGACTCTGGAAGGGATCGATGCGATCGTCTTCACCGGCGGCATCGGCGAGAACAGCCAGTACATTCGCGAGCACGTTTGTGCGGGATTCGAATGGGCCGGCCTCAAGCTCGATGCCGACAAGAATGCAGCCGGTCGCGGCAAGGAAGGTTCACTGGCCGCAGCCGACAGCGAAATCGACGTGTGGATCATTCCCACGAACGAAGAGCTGGTGGTCGCCCGACAGTCACTGCAGTTGATTAACAACGGATAA
- a CDS encoding EutN/CcmL family microcompartment protein translates to MFIGRITGSIVSTHKVDSMIGQTLFVVEPLRVDEQTKDKLKPTGRTFIVVDTVGVGVGEIVLCVQGSSARYTEQTKKLPIDAAVIGIVDKVSIHESLIYDKSEDE, encoded by the coding sequence ATGTTCATTGGGCGAATTACTGGCAGCATTGTTTCGACACACAAAGTCGATTCGATGATCGGCCAGACACTGTTCGTCGTCGAGCCACTTCGTGTCGATGAACAGACCAAAGACAAGCTGAAGCCAACCGGACGAACCTTCATCGTGGTCGATACCGTGGGAGTCGGTGTGGGCGAGATCGTTCTGTGTGTCCAGGGATCGAGTGCCCGTTACACCGAACAGACCAAGAAACTGCCGATTGATGCCGCGGTGATTGGCATCGTCGACAAGGTCAGCATTCACGAATCACTGATCTACGACAAGTCGGAGGATGAGTGA
- a CDS encoding aldehyde dehydrogenase family protein → MQNTEATIRTVVQEVLAQLHKQNGKAPAKSERQNGDWGVFTDTDQAIAAAHEGFEALQKSTMEARAKIVEIVKRICNDQAEELGRLELEETKVGRLEHKIEKLQIIKKVPGVEWLKSDAMSGDHGLTVVEYAPFGVIGAITPVTHSLPTLAGNVINMVAAGNTMVVNPHPSGKKIACEGVRRFNRAIYAATGLQNIINIVSEPTLESAERIFAHRDVKVLCVTGGPGVARAAMASRKKAIVAGPGNPPVLVDETADLDNAARSVIAGGGYDNNLLCIGEKEVFVVESVFDEFMAAMDRAGAKRLNSSQVDQLSKTAFSPPENADDHYHLNRDLVGKHASFLAQQIGLSLPESTPLLFGETDESNPFVPEEQMMPFVPIVRCRDWEHGVDLCEKYEHGFKHTSLIHTRNVRRMSIMGRRMDTTLFIKNGASPAGLGLGGEGYLSFSIATPTGEGVTNPLTFTRQRRCTLVDDLRVI, encoded by the coding sequence ATGCAGAACACCGAAGCCACAATTCGCACGGTCGTCCAGGAAGTCCTGGCACAGCTGCACAAGCAAAACGGGAAGGCTCCCGCGAAGTCGGAACGTCAGAACGGCGACTGGGGTGTCTTCACCGATACCGACCAGGCGATCGCCGCTGCTCACGAAGGCTTCGAAGCTCTGCAGAAGTCGACGATGGAAGCCCGGGCCAAGATCGTCGAGATCGTCAAGCGGATCTGCAACGATCAGGCTGAAGAACTCGGTCGGCTTGAACTCGAAGAAACCAAAGTCGGCCGCCTCGAACACAAAATCGAGAAGCTGCAGATCATCAAGAAGGTTCCGGGCGTCGAATGGCTCAAGTCGGACGCCATGAGCGGCGATCACGGCCTGACCGTTGTCGAGTACGCACCGTTCGGCGTCATCGGAGCGATCACTCCGGTCACCCACTCTCTGCCGACTCTGGCCGGTAACGTGATCAACATGGTCGCCGCCGGCAACACGATGGTCGTCAACCCGCACCCGAGCGGCAAGAAGATCGCCTGCGAAGGGGTTCGCCGCTTCAATCGGGCCATCTACGCCGCAACCGGACTGCAGAACATCATCAACATCGTTTCGGAACCGACTCTGGAATCGGCCGAACGCATCTTCGCTCACCGCGATGTCAAAGTCCTCTGCGTGACCGGTGGACCGGGCGTTGCCCGTGCCGCCATGGCGAGCCGCAAGAAGGCGATCGTTGCCGGCCCGGGGAATCCTCCCGTCCTCGTCGACGAAACCGCCGATCTCGATAACGCCGCCCGTTCGGTCATCGCTGGCGGCGGATACGACAACAACCTGCTCTGCATCGGCGAGAAGGAAGTCTTCGTCGTCGAGTCGGTCTTCGATGAGTTCATGGCCGCCATGGACCGAGCCGGAGCCAAACGACTCAACTCCTCTCAGGTGGACCAGCTCAGCAAGACCGCGTTCAGCCCGCCAGAGAATGCCGACGACCACTATCACTTGAATCGCGACCTGGTCGGCAAGCATGCCTCGTTCCTGGCTCAGCAGATCGGACTTTCGTTGCCGGAATCGACTCCGCTGCTGTTCGGCGAAACCGATGAGAGCAACCCGTTCGTCCCGGAAGAGCAGATGATGCCCTTCGTGCCGATCGTTCGCTGCCGCGACTGGGAACACGGCGTCGACCTGTGCGAGAAGTACGAACACGGCTTCAAACACACCAGCCTGATTCACACCCGCAACGTCCGCCGCATGTCGATCATGGGCCGTCGGATGGATACGACCCTGTTCATCAAGAACGGGGCCTCGCCAGCTGGTCTCGGACTGGGCGGCGAAGGGTATCTGTCCTTCAGCATCGCAACGCCAACCGGAGAAGGGGTCACCAACCCGCTGACCTTCACCCGCCAGCGTCGGTGCACTCTGGTGGATGACCTGCGTGTCATTTAG
- a CDS encoding EutN/CcmL family microcompartment protein codes for MQLARVHGKATATVKAPALKGWRLLLVQPLMVDGSPDGYPMLAIDNLGAGVGDTVLLTTDGAAVKDIMKTDASPVRYAIIGIED; via the coding sequence ATGCAACTGGCCCGGGTCCACGGAAAAGCGACTGCCACGGTGAAGGCTCCTGCCCTCAAGGGGTGGCGATTGCTGCTGGTCCAGCCGTTGATGGTCGATGGTTCGCCGGACGGTTATCCGATGCTGGCCATCGACAATCTGGGAGCCGGTGTGGGCGACACCGTGCTGCTGACCACGGACGGAGCAGCGGTGAAAGACATCATGAAAACCGATGCCTCGCCTGTGCGGTACGCCATCATTGGCATTGAAGATTGA
- a CDS encoding EutN/CcmL family microcompartment protein yields the protein MRVGEIVGKVTLSTWHPQLRGASWRLVVPFNLDNLSDPDAKRDEPFVIYDELGAGNGTLVAIAEGPEASAPFYPEQKPIDGYNAAIIDELRDELK from the coding sequence ATGCGAGTCGGAGAAATCGTCGGGAAGGTGACGCTGTCGACCTGGCATCCGCAGTTGCGGGGTGCCTCATGGCGACTCGTTGTCCCTTTCAACCTCGACAACCTGAGCGATCCCGATGCGAAACGAGACGAACCGTTCGTGATCTACGACGAACTGGGAGCCGGCAATGGAACGCTGGTCGCAATTGCCGAGGGACCGGAAGCCTCTGCTCCGTTTTATCCGGAACAGAAACCGATCGATGGCTACAACGCCGCCATCATCGACGAACTGAGAGATGAACTGAAGTAA
- a CDS encoding class II aldolase/adducin family protein has translation MENRWNSGINDRKLKEEICEIGRRVYDKGFAAANDGNISIRVGENEVLCSPTMICKGFMTPDDICAVDMEGGQIAGKRKRTSEILLHLAIMKERPDVKAVVHCHPPHATAFAVAREAIPQCVLPEVEVFMGEVPLAPYETPGGNEFASTVVPFLKATNTIILTNHGTVSFGKTLEEAYWKTEILDAYCRILILAKQIGGITYLNEQKSRELIDLKKRLGFDDPRFHNEDCDLCGNSAFREGYKEADTPVQRAFEKAPDYPGYLKAPSYSQNNGSSNGSSNGACSLNNGAAKKDSYVGMDELVKMITDQVLASLNGK, from the coding sequence ATGGAAAATCGCTGGAACAGTGGCATCAACGACCGCAAACTCAAAGAAGAAATCTGCGAGATCGGTCGCCGCGTCTACGACAAGGGCTTTGCAGCCGCCAACGATGGCAACATTTCGATCCGCGTCGGCGAGAACGAAGTGCTCTGCTCGCCCACGATGATCTGCAAAGGCTTCATGACTCCCGACGACATCTGTGCCGTCGACATGGAAGGCGGACAAATCGCCGGAAAGCGGAAGCGAACCAGCGAGATCCTGCTGCACCTGGCCATCATGAAGGAGCGGCCGGACGTCAAAGCGGTCGTCCACTGCCACCCGCCTCACGCGACTGCGTTTGCTGTCGCCCGCGAAGCCATTCCGCAGTGCGTGCTGCCGGAAGTCGAAGTCTTCATGGGTGAAGTGCCGCTGGCTCCGTACGAAACTCCGGGCGGAAACGAATTCGCCAGCACGGTCGTGCCGTTCCTGAAGGCAACGAACACGATCATCCTGACCAACCACGGCACCGTCAGCTTCGGCAAGACGCTGGAAGAAGCCTACTGGAAGACCGAGATCCTCGATGCCTACTGCCGCATCCTGATTCTGGCCAAGCAGATCGGTGGCATCACCTATCTCAACGAACAGAAGAGCCGCGAGCTGATCGACCTGAAGAAGCGACTCGGCTTCGACGATCCCCGCTTCCACAACGAAGACTGTGACCTGTGCGGCAACAGTGCTTTCCGTGAAGGCTACAAAGAAGCCGACACGCCGGTTCAGCGGGCCTTCGAAAAGGCTCCGGACTATCCGGGTTACCTGAAGGCTCCTTCGTACTCTCAGAACAACGGTAGCAGTAATGGCAGCAGCAACGGAGCCTGCAGCCTGAACAACGGAGCCGCGAAGAAGGACAGCTATGTCGGCATGGACGAGCTGGTCAAAATGATCACCGACCAGGTCCTCGCCTCCCTCAACGGCAAGTAA
- a CDS encoding malate dehydrogenase: MKVSIIGGGGLVGSCAAFALQAGGIVRDIALVDVNQDLVEGQALDLIHGAAFMADQTFTYGGPELSKDADVIVITAGLRRKPDESRLDLINRNVALFRNILADLKKTGMKKDAIVFVVSNPVDVLTYLAIQELGLPPHQVLGLGTVLDTARLRGMLAQRIDVPATQVQTLILGEHGDSMVPIWSAAQIAGLPLEKWPTVTSTLISEVEKKTRGSGAEVIKKKGGAGFAVGVSIAEVVHSIALNQKRVLPVSSLQNGAYGLRDVSISVPTVVGRVGVLGHVEIELWPKERMGLQNSANVLRGTIDTVLKGLK; the protein is encoded by the coding sequence ATGAAAGTCAGCATCATTGGTGGAGGGGGGCTCGTTGGCTCCTGTGCGGCGTTTGCTCTGCAGGCCGGCGGCATTGTTCGCGATATCGCTCTCGTCGACGTGAACCAGGATCTCGTGGAAGGCCAGGCTCTCGACCTGATCCACGGAGCCGCCTTCATGGCCGACCAGACTTTCACTTACGGCGGCCCCGAGCTGTCGAAGGATGCCGATGTGATCGTCATCACGGCTGGACTCCGCCGGAAGCCGGATGAAAGTCGTCTCGACCTGATCAACCGCAACGTCGCTCTGTTCCGCAACATTCTCGCCGATCTGAAGAAGACCGGCATGAAGAAAGACGCCATCGTCTTCGTCGTCTCCAACCCGGTCGACGTGCTGACCTATCTGGCGATTCAGGAACTCGGACTGCCTCCTCATCAGGTCCTCGGACTCGGTACGGTGCTCGACACGGCTCGCCTTCGCGGGATGCTCGCTCAGCGGATCGATGTCCCGGCGACTCAGGTGCAGACGCTCATTCTCGGCGAGCACGGCGACAGCATGGTGCCAATCTGGTCGGCTGCTCAAATCGCCGGCCTGCCGCTTGAGAAATGGCCCACCGTCACGTCAACGCTGATCAGCGAAGTCGAGAAGAAGACACGCGGCAGTGGAGCAGAAGTCATTAAGAAGAAGGGCGGAGCCGGTTTCGCTGTCGGAGTATCGATCGCCGAAGTCGTCCACAGCATCGCTCTGAACCAGAAGCGGGTCCTGCCGGTCTCGTCGCTCCAGAACGGAGCCTACGGCCTGCGGGACGTCAGCATCTCGGTGCCGACCGTCGTCGGTCGCGTCGGCGTGCTCGGCCATGTCGAAATCGAACTCTGGCCCAAAGAACGCATGGGTCTGCAGAACTCGGCCAACGTGCTCCGCGGCACCATCGACACGGTTCTGAAGGGCCTGAAGTAA
- a CDS encoding AAA family ATPase, giving the protein MNSSNETAIEQLISNVSQVLLGKDKAVRLAVTALVAQGHLLIEDAPGVGKTSLAKALALSLDGEYKRLQFTPDMLPSDILGTSIYLPGSGEFEFRQGPIFTNVLLADEINRTTPRTQSALLEAMSEFQVSIDGKTHRLKRPFFVLATQNPHEFEGTYPLPENQLDRFMLRIEIGYPSMDVEREVLRTHRLGEPVNQLQPAMNIENLLKIQDEVREVKMDESIHDYVLQIVHATRDHEELSLGISTRGAITMMHALQAYAYVNGRDYVVPDDVKELAVPVFAHRVVVGGILRETNRERAASIIRGMLSTIAVPV; this is encoded by the coding sequence GTGAACAGTTCGAACGAGACGGCGATTGAACAGCTGATTTCCAACGTGAGTCAGGTGCTTCTGGGGAAAGACAAAGCGGTTCGTCTGGCCGTCACAGCACTGGTCGCCCAGGGACACCTGCTCATCGAGGACGCTCCGGGAGTCGGTAAAACCTCACTGGCCAAAGCTCTCGCGCTGAGCCTCGATGGCGAGTACAAGCGACTGCAGTTCACGCCCGATATGTTGCCGAGTGATATCCTCGGGACGAGCATTTATCTGCCGGGATCCGGTGAGTTCGAATTCCGTCAGGGACCGATCTTCACCAACGTGCTCCTCGCCGACGAAATCAACCGGACCACACCTCGAACGCAGAGTGCCCTTCTTGAGGCCATGAGTGAGTTTCAGGTCTCGATCGACGGTAAGACCCATCGCCTGAAGCGACCGTTCTTCGTTTTGGCGACCCAGAATCCGCACGAATTCGAGGGAACCTACCCGCTGCCGGAAAACCAGCTGGACCGGTTCATGCTTCGGATCGAAATCGGCTATCCGTCCATGGACGTGGAACGGGAAGTCCTGCGAACGCATCGACTTGGGGAGCCTGTTAACCAGTTGCAGCCAGCCATGAATATTGAGAATCTGCTCAAGATTCAGGACGAAGTCCGCGAAGTGAAGATGGACGAGAGCATTCACGATTATGTGCTGCAGATCGTCCATGCGACGCGGGATCACGAAGAGCTGTCCCTGGGAATCAGCACCCGGGGTGCTATTACGATGATGCATGCTCTGCAGGCGTACGCGTACGTGAACGGCCGGGATTATGTCGTTCCGGACGACGTGAAGGAGCTGGCCGTTCCCGTGTTTGCCCATCGTGTGGTGGTCGGCGGAATTCTCCGCGAAACGAATCGCGAACGGGCCGCGAGCATCATTCGCGGTATGCTTTCGACAATCGCCGTCCCCGTTTAG